A window of Rufibacter sp. LB8 contains these coding sequences:
- a CDS encoding polysaccharide lyase family 1 protein: MATNHKLIFLGLALQVTSLSSCAQKASQTSSTATVVVEENVAFPGAEGFGKNTTGGRGGQVLIVSNLNDNGPGSLREAIRKKGPRIIVFSVSGNIALEAPLDINNGDVTIAGQSAPGDGICIQNYPVSIKADNVIVRYMRFRLGDKANQQADAVSGNKGVSNIIIDHCSMGWATDENASFYRNQNFTLQWSIISESLNSSVHAKGEHGYGGIWGGRGASFHHNLIANHNSRTPRFSGSSTTPNPPDELVDFTNNVIYNWGQNNVYGGEKGRYNLVNNYYKAGAATTSSKKNRIVNPSAPFGKFFLAGNYVDGYPEISKDNWAGGVQPDNKDSLNTLKMAKPFAVTSINVQEPQAAFEAVLQHAGASLKRDAADARVVAEVRAGKSTNGKKANGIIDSQQDVGGWPELKSAPAPEDKDQDGMADAWEKAQKLNPADASDAAAKTLHKHYTNIEVYLNSLVK; the protein is encoded by the coding sequence ATGGCCACCAATCATAAGTTGATATTTTTGGGCCTCGCCCTACAGGTTACCAGTCTCAGCAGCTGTGCCCAGAAGGCTAGCCAAACATCCAGCACTGCCACGGTGGTAGTGGAGGAAAATGTGGCATTCCCGGGGGCCGAAGGTTTCGGGAAGAACACCACCGGCGGCAGGGGCGGACAGGTGCTGATTGTCTCCAACCTGAACGACAACGGCCCGGGCAGTTTGCGTGAAGCCATCCGAAAGAAGGGCCCTAGAATTATAGTGTTTTCGGTGTCTGGGAACATTGCCCTGGAAGCGCCGCTGGATATTAATAATGGTGATGTCACCATTGCCGGTCAATCTGCGCCCGGTGATGGCATCTGCATTCAGAACTACCCCGTGAGCATTAAGGCCGACAACGTGATTGTACGCTACATGCGCTTCAGGCTAGGGGACAAGGCCAATCAACAAGCCGATGCCGTTAGCGGAAACAAAGGCGTGAGCAATATCATTATTGACCATTGCTCCATGGGGTGGGCCACCGATGAAAACGCTTCGTTTTATCGCAACCAGAACTTTACGCTGCAGTGGAGCATCATCTCTGAGAGTTTGAACTCGTCTGTACACGCCAAAGGCGAACACGGTTACGGCGGTATCTGGGGCGGTCGCGGCGCGTCTTTCCACCACAATTTAATCGCTAACCACAACAGTAGAACGCCGCGTTTCAGCGGTTCTTCCACTACGCCCAACCCGCCAGATGAACTGGTAGATTTCACCAACAACGTGATTTACAACTGGGGCCAGAACAACGTGTACGGCGGTGAGAAAGGCCGTTACAACCTGGTGAACAATTACTACAAGGCGGGCGCGGCCACCACGTCTTCCAAGAAAAACCGCATCGTGAATCCCTCGGCACCCTTCGGGAAGTTTTTTTTGGCGGGCAATTATGTTGACGGTTACCCTGAAATCTCCAAAGATAACTGGGCAGGCGGCGTGCAGCCAGACAACAAAGATTCGTTGAACACCTTGAAAATGGCCAAGCCGTTTGCCGTGACTTCCATCAACGTGCAGGAGCCGCAAGCCGCGTTTGAGGCCGTATTACAACACGCCGGAGCCAGCCTGAAAAGAGACGCCGCAGACGCACGCGTGGTGGCCGAAGTGAGAGCCGGAAAATCTACCAACGGCAAAAAAGCCAACGGCATTATTGATTCGCAGCAAGATGTGGGCGGCTGGCCCGAGCTGAAGTCGGCGCCGGCACCGGAGGACAAAGACCAGGACGGCATGGCCGATGCCTGGGAGAAAGCTCAGAAACTGAACCCAGCCGATGCCTCTGACGCCGCCGCCAAAACCCTGCACAAACATTACACCAACATAGAAGTGTATTTGAACAGTTTAGTAAAATAG
- a CDS encoding pectinesterase family protein — MKFLLGLSLVFLSFLGHAQQRKLVVAQDGSGDHKTIAAAIEAIPAFPTERVEIHIKNGTYREKLVIPSWKTKLSFIGEDREKTIIVFNDYSGKGNINTFTSYTVLVQGNEFRAENLTFQNDAGPVGQAVALHVEADRCVFKNCRIIGDQDTIYAGADNSRQYYLNCYIEGTTDFIFGPATAVFENCTIHCKKNSYITAASTPQNQPFGFVFLNCKITASEAATKVYLGRPWRPFAQTVFLNTELGVFIRPEGWHNWNKPDAEKTAFYAEYKSKGPGAAKDERVAWSKQLSKKEAKRYKPEKVLAGQDNWKPEK, encoded by the coding sequence ATGAAGTTTCTCCTTGGTTTAAGTCTGGTATTCCTGAGTTTCCTGGGCCACGCCCAGCAGCGAAAGCTGGTGGTGGCACAGGACGGCTCCGGCGACCATAAAACCATAGCGGCAGCCATTGAGGCCATTCCAGCGTTCCCCACGGAGCGCGTGGAAATCCATATCAAGAACGGCACCTACCGTGAGAAACTGGTCATTCCTTCCTGGAAAACCAAGCTTTCTTTCATTGGCGAAGACCGGGAGAAAACCATCATCGTGTTCAATGATTATTCCGGGAAAGGGAACATCAACACGTTCACGTCATACACGGTGCTGGTGCAGGGCAACGAGTTCAGGGCCGAGAATCTCACTTTCCAGAACGATGCCGGTCCGGTGGGCCAGGCGGTGGCCCTGCACGTGGAAGCCGACCGCTGCGTCTTCAAAAACTGCCGCATCATTGGCGACCAGGACACCATTTACGCCGGGGCAGACAACAGCCGCCAGTATTATCTGAACTGCTACATTGAGGGCACCACAGATTTTATCTTCGGGCCGGCCACGGCGGTGTTTGAGAACTGCACCATCCATTGCAAGAAGAACTCTTACATCACGGCCGCCTCCACGCCGCAGAACCAGCCCTTTGGGTTTGTGTTTCTGAACTGCAAGATTACTGCGTCTGAGGCGGCCACCAAAGTCTATCTGGGCAGACCGTGGCGACCCTTCGCGCAGACGGTTTTTTTGAACACAGAATTAGGTGTGTTTATTCGGCCGGAAGGCTGGCACAACTGGAACAAACCAGACGCAGAGAAAACCGCTTTTTACGCCGAATACAAATCAAAAGGCCCCGGCGCCGCAAAAGACGAACGCGTGGCCTGGTCCAAACAACTCAGTAAAAAAGAAGCCAAACGCTACAAACCAGAGAAAGTGCTGGCCGGCCAGGACAATTGGAAACCAGAGAAATAA
- a CDS encoding DUF5123 domain-containing protein produces MKTIQSKFFKVFYPALVLMVFGLASSCKEDEEDLAPMRMFQPGGAISASSGESSVRLSWKTPANTVAGNVTYTVEVAKDTLFQTPVVFTGTTDTTSIVITDDQITVKETYFARIKTNGSDASGGESKWLTSNRFSIRGAQLFIDNPVKVEDITDRGVRLRFIGRAELTKVVLTPTSGAAIEVLLTDADKAAGFVLVDNLVSGLNYQAEIFAGTRGRGNTSFRTKEPLLGIIIDLRGITNNPEILKDTLPDIPNGSTVVLKRGLTYNVSSTILLDKSVTIISGSDLTEQSLATIYFTSNFNTVAGSNIDYLVFKDVNMYSNDATGRYVFNINAASTINTMTFDNVRASMFRGIVRLQSQPTTITDFTITNSILDSLGSYGVINVDVVTSKVENIVISNTTIYKAEKVISSRNNSTSVLIENVTVNESPIATQYLVDYSTAGTNNVTNGIKIRNTILGIGKGGSLAIKGVRANTSTLVEAVNSYSTSDYVLTPTSGFAIPGLIAYPKTSLELWQDPKNGNFRFKDASFPGKATAGDPRWR; encoded by the coding sequence ATGAAAACAATACAATCTAAGTTTTTCAAGGTATTCTATCCGGCACTTGTCTTGATGGTGTTTGGTCTGGCATCTTCTTGTAAGGAAGATGAAGAAGATTTAGCGCCCATGCGCATGTTCCAGCCAGGAGGAGCCATCTCAGCTTCCAGTGGGGAGTCTTCTGTACGCCTTAGCTGGAAGACACCGGCCAACACAGTTGCCGGTAATGTGACTTATACTGTGGAAGTGGCCAAAGACACACTCTTTCAAACACCGGTGGTTTTCACCGGTACCACAGACACCACTTCTATTGTGATCACTGATGATCAGATCACAGTGAAGGAAACCTATTTTGCGCGAATAAAAACCAATGGCTCAGACGCTTCTGGCGGCGAGTCAAAATGGTTAACCAGCAACCGGTTCAGCATAAGAGGGGCGCAATTATTTATTGACAATCCGGTAAAAGTGGAAGACATCACAGACAGAGGCGTTCGGTTGCGGTTTATAGGCAGAGCAGAGTTAACCAAAGTTGTTTTGACGCCTACCAGCGGTGCGGCCATTGAAGTTCTCCTGACAGACGCAGACAAAGCAGCGGGCTTTGTATTGGTAGATAACTTGGTTTCTGGCTTAAACTACCAGGCAGAGATTTTTGCAGGCACCAGAGGGCGCGGCAATACTTCCTTTAGAACCAAAGAACCGCTGTTGGGTATCATCATTGATTTGCGGGGAATTACCAATAACCCAGAAATCTTAAAAGACACGTTGCCAGATATTCCCAACGGAAGTACAGTGGTGTTGAAACGCGGACTTACTTACAATGTCTCATCAACTATTCTCTTAGATAAGTCTGTGACCATTATAAGTGGTTCTGATCTAACAGAGCAGAGTCTGGCAACTATTTACTTTACCAGTAACTTCAACACAGTGGCTGGTTCAAATATTGACTATCTTGTTTTTAAAGATGTGAACATGTATAGCAATGATGCTACCGGAAGGTATGTCTTTAACATCAACGCGGCTTCTACTATCAACACCATGACGTTTGACAACGTACGGGCAAGCATGTTCAGAGGCATTGTAAGATTGCAGTCACAGCCTACCACCATCACAGATTTTACTATAACCAACAGTATTCTGGACAGTTTGGGTAGCTACGGCGTGATTAACGTAGATGTAGTGACCAGTAAAGTAGAAAATATTGTCATCTCAAACACTACCATTTACAAGGCAGAGAAGGTGATATCTAGCCGCAATAACTCTACTTCTGTCTTAATTGAAAATGTGACTGTGAATGAGTCTCCCATAGCAACCCAGTACCTAGTAGACTACTCTACCGCGGGCACCAACAATGTGACGAATGGTATCAAGATCAGAAATACCATTCTGGGAATTGGAAAGGGTGGCAGTCTGGCTATAAAAGGAGTTAGGGCTAATACCTCTACTTTGGTGGAAGCGGTAAACAGCTACAGTACGTCAGATTATGTATTGACTCCCACCAGCGGTTTTGCCATACCAGGCTTAATTGCATACCCCAAAACCTCCTTGGAATTATGGCAAGATCCTAAAAACGGAAACTTCCGGTTTAAAGACGCCAGCTTCCCGGGCAAGGCCACGGCTGGAGACCCTAGATGGAGATAA
- a CDS encoding RagB/SusD family nutrient uptake outer membrane protein yields the protein MNTKYKKFIVMTTALAGVMTFTACEDFLTVENDSVLSQDAVFSSLSYTNSALTGVYNQLPGDNGYGSRISTLYPNAADDFRISGDHSATGRQGIAHYGVAPGNQELVEPFNQLYRGIERANIAIKNIPLSAVYTSGSAADQATMRKYLGEALTLRAQFYYELVRNWGDVPAQFQPSSDIPDLFISKTNQDEIYDRLLADLAIASELVPWRTESGDPTTRVTKAAVKGLRARIALARGGYALRREPGQVMGQMKRTADYLTYYEIARKETRDIIQRAENGLNPSYENVFRSLHGVSRQDPTNELIWEVGAFGGTARTDTKLGYANGPRITQANQTYGQANGLIEAVPTYFYEFDSIGDSRRDVTLAYLSVETNNNKTLTTAMVMREGKFRKYWTTIAGTNQTLGINWPLLRYADILLMFAEAENELSGASADAISALEAVKKRAFYDQHESRIPVTPTDKLGFFNAIVKERLLEFGGEGIRKYDLYRWNKIGSMITETRAKMKDMMGRTGRYANVPQYVYFRPNVLLGRGATAQQEALDFALLDEISGTGEPIIGNVNKVMYEPSPTTADVTGFTRVNWAQVITEAHYDPSAVNGALRAFASQYVPNKSEVFPIPTAALNSNFRLKQDYGH from the coding sequence ATGAATACTAAATATAAAAAGTTTATTGTGATGACAACTGCTTTGGCAGGGGTCATGACCTTCACAGCTTGTGAAGATTTCCTAACTGTAGAAAACGACTCCGTGCTATCGCAAGATGCGGTGTTTTCTAGTTTGTCTTATACTAACTCTGCCTTAACGGGGGTCTATAACCAACTTCCGGGTGACAACGGTTATGGAAGCCGTATTTCTACGCTGTATCCCAATGCCGCTGATGACTTCAGAATTAGCGGTGACCACAGTGCCACAGGCCGCCAAGGCATTGCCCACTATGGAGTAGCACCGGGCAACCAAGAATTGGTAGAGCCTTTCAACCAATTATACAGAGGTATTGAAAGAGCCAATATTGCTATAAAGAACATTCCGTTATCAGCGGTATACACCAGCGGTTCTGCGGCTGACCAAGCCACTATGAGGAAGTATTTAGGTGAAGCCCTAACCTTGAGAGCCCAATTCTATTATGAACTTGTGCGTAACTGGGGAGATGTTCCTGCTCAGTTCCAACCTTCCTCAGATATCCCAGATTTGTTTATTTCTAAAACAAATCAAGATGAAATCTATGACCGCCTGTTGGCAGATTTAGCCATCGCTTCTGAACTGGTTCCTTGGAGAACAGAGTCAGGTGATCCTACTACGCGTGTGACCAAAGCAGCGGTGAAAGGTCTTCGGGCCCGCATTGCTTTGGCAAGAGGCGGTTATGCTTTGCGCAGAGAACCAGGCCAAGTAATGGGACAGATGAAACGCACCGCCGATTACTTAACCTATTATGAAATTGCCCGCAAAGAGACAAGAGACATTATTCAAAGGGCTGAAAACGGATTGAACCCCAGCTACGAGAATGTATTCCGCAGTTTACATGGTGTCTCTAGACAAGATCCAACCAATGAATTAATTTGGGAAGTAGGTGCTTTTGGTGGTACTGCCCGCACAGATACTAAATTAGGCTATGCCAACGGCCCAAGAATTACCCAAGCCAACCAAACCTATGGGCAAGCCAATGGATTGATTGAGGCAGTACCCACCTACTTCTATGAATTTGACTCAATTGGGGATTCTAGGAGAGATGTTACGCTAGCATATCTGTCTGTTGAAACAAATAACAACAAAACACTGACCACAGCCATGGTTATGCGCGAAGGAAAGTTCAGAAAGTACTGGACCACCATTGCAGGTACTAACCAGACTTTGGGTATTAACTGGCCGCTTCTTAGGTATGCAGATATTCTATTAATGTTTGCTGAAGCTGAAAATGAATTGTCAGGCGCATCAGCAGATGCCATCTCAGCTTTGGAAGCTGTGAAAAAGAGAGCGTTCTATGATCAGCATGAAAGCAGAATACCAGTGACGCCAACCGATAAACTAGGCTTCTTTAACGCTATTGTAAAAGAACGTTTGTTAGAGTTTGGGGGTGAAGGGATTAGAAAGTATGATTTGTACCGGTGGAATAAAATTGGATCCATGATTACTGAAACCAGAGCTAAAATGAAGGATATGATGGGGCGCACTGGTCGGTATGCGAATGTGCCACAGTATGTGTATTTCAGACCGAACGTCTTGTTAGGGCGCGGTGCAACTGCCCAGCAGGAGGCCCTGGACTTTGCCTTGCTAGATGAAATTTCTGGTACTGGTGAACCCATCATTGGGAATGTGAACAAAGTCATGTATGAGCCTTCACCCACTACCGCAGATGTCACAGGTTTCACCAGAGTGAACTGGGCACAGGTCATTACAGAGGCACATTATGATCCTTCGGCGGTCAATGGTGCTCTAAGAGCGTTCGCCAGCCAGTATGTGCCAAATAAATCAGAGGTTTTCCCAATTCCTACGGCGGCGTTGAACTCAAATTTCAGACTTAAACAAGACTACGGACATTAA
- a CDS encoding pectate lyase: MKKFRSISFLTALVSLSLFTKCKGSSDEPNPEQKPETPTAVSETAVAFPGAEGFGKDATGGRGGAVVYVTNLNDSGAGSLREAINRTGARIILFKVSGTIGLNSELKINNGNVTIAGQTAPGDGITLKNYPVSVNADNVIIRFLRFRMGDGAAQEGDALGGRFRKNIIVDHCSMSWSTDECVSFYANENFTLQWSIISESLRNSVHAKEAHGYGGIWGGKFASFHHNLMAHHDSRNPRFGEEAGKAYALTDLVDMRNNVIYNWGNNSTYGGEAMNINIINNYYKPGPASIKPDRIFSPDKNKNVGTEVYDMWGKFYIAGNIVDGRTNPTSDNWTYGVLNQFHGSYGTVSAADKANMRLASPHTKGDPNNFVTTHSAQDAYTQVLAWAGASLKRDAVDTRVIGNVQQKSFTAPGSKGSTNGIIDSQQDVGGWPELASLPAPVDTDNDGMPDEWEVAQKLDPKVAQPNGKHLSTGYDNVEVYINSLVKHITQGQK, from the coding sequence ATGAAAAAATTCCGTTCTATTTCCTTTCTCACTGCATTGGTGTCTTTGTCTTTATTTACCAAATGCAAAGGATCAAGTGACGAACCTAACCCTGAGCAGAAACCAGAAACGCCCACGGCAGTGTCAGAAACGGCCGTGGCTTTTCCGGGGGCGGAAGGGTTTGGAAAGGATGCTACCGGAGGAAGGGGAGGAGCCGTAGTCTACGTGACTAACCTGAATGACAGCGGGGCCGGAAGCCTGCGCGAAGCCATTAACAGAACCGGTGCGCGCATTATCTTATTTAAAGTGTCAGGTACCATCGGTTTGAATTCTGAGCTTAAAATCAATAATGGGAATGTAACCATTGCGGGGCAAACGGCTCCCGGTGACGGCATCACCCTCAAGAATTACCCTGTGTCAGTAAACGCAGATAACGTTATCATTCGGTTTCTTAGATTCAGGATGGGAGACGGAGCGGCGCAGGAAGGAGATGCCCTGGGCGGGAGATTCCGAAAAAACATCATTGTGGACCATTGCTCCATGAGTTGGTCCACAGATGAATGCGTGTCTTTTTACGCCAATGAGAATTTCACTTTGCAGTGGAGCATCATTTCTGAAAGCCTTCGGAATTCTGTGCATGCCAAAGAAGCCCATGGCTATGGCGGCATCTGGGGTGGGAAATTCGCGTCTTTCCATCATAACCTGATGGCGCACCATGACAGCCGAAACCCACGCTTCGGAGAAGAGGCCGGCAAAGCCTATGCCTTGACAGATTTGGTAGACATGCGCAACAACGTTATCTACAACTGGGGCAACAACAGCACCTATGGCGGCGAAGCCATGAACATCAACATCATCAACAATTATTACAAGCCAGGGCCTGCCTCCATTAAACCTGACCGGATTTTCTCTCCAGACAAAAACAAGAACGTTGGCACGGAAGTGTATGACATGTGGGGCAAGTTTTACATTGCAGGCAACATTGTAGATGGACGCACAAATCCCACTTCTGACAATTGGACGTATGGCGTTTTAAACCAGTTCCATGGCAGCTATGGCACGGTGTCTGCAGCAGACAAAGCCAATATGAGATTAGCCAGCCCCCATACCAAGGGAGATCCTAACAACTTTGTTACCACACATTCGGCGCAAGACGCTTATACCCAGGTGCTGGCGTGGGCAGGTGCTTCTTTGAAACGTGATGCCGTTGATACCAGGGTAATTGGAAACGTGCAACAGAAATCGTTCACGGCGCCAGGTTCAAAAGGTAGCACAAACGGCATTATTGACTCGCAGCAAGACGTGGGCGGGTGGCCAGAATTAGCCTCTTTACCGGCACCGGTAGACACCGACAATGACGGCATGCCAGATGAATGGGAAGTCGCTCAAAAGCTTGACCCCAAAGTGGCCCAGCCCAACGGCAAGCACCTGAGCACTGGCTATGACAACGTGGAAGTGTACATCAACAGTCTGGTGAAACACATTACCCAAGGTCAGAAATAA
- a CDS encoding glycoside hydrolase family 105 protein — protein sequence MKNLNLIALAFILMIAGACRTSQSTTRATTSASPTGKPYSVWMADSEMKRSPQGWMIDFRPVPKWDYTQGLFASALDRVYKKTNDPKYLTYIKAFADTMITEQGVIKTYKKSDYNIDRVNPGKFLIELHQKTGQQKYKIALDELRDQMRTHPRTSEGGFWHKKIYPHQMWLDGLYMAAPFLAQYGVTYNEPSIHDDVIKQFVLVDKYTWDAKKGLFYHGWDEKREQKWADPKTGLSPNVWGRAMGWLSMALVDALDYIPQNHPQRGEMLRITNKMAQAIAQYQEPKTGLWYQVVDQGNREGNYLEGSASSMFTYFLLKATKKGYIDQKYRTNARKGYNGLLQNLIKENPDGTISITSVCAVAGLGGTPYRDGSYEYYINEEKRDNDPKAVSPFIMASLEIEELDKAAAKK from the coding sequence ATGAAAAACCTGAACCTAATCGCCCTCGCCTTTATACTAATGATTGCTGGGGCCTGCCGCACCAGCCAAAGCACTACCCGCGCTACAACGTCTGCTTCACCAACCGGTAAACCGTACTCCGTCTGGATGGCTGATTCTGAGATGAAGCGTAGCCCGCAAGGCTGGATGATTGATTTCCGGCCGGTGCCCAAATGGGATTACACGCAAGGTTTGTTCGCGAGTGCGCTGGATAGGGTGTATAAGAAGACTAATGACCCAAAGTACCTGACCTACATCAAGGCCTTCGCAGATACCATGATTACTGAGCAGGGCGTGATTAAAACTTACAAGAAGTCAGACTACAACATTGACCGCGTGAACCCTGGTAAATTCCTGATTGAGTTGCACCAGAAAACCGGTCAGCAAAAGTATAAAATTGCTTTGGATGAACTGCGTGACCAGATGCGCACGCACCCCAGAACGTCTGAGGGCGGTTTCTGGCACAAGAAAATCTATCCGCACCAAATGTGGCTGGACGGTCTGTACATGGCCGCGCCGTTTCTGGCGCAGTATGGCGTGACGTATAACGAGCCCTCCATTCATGATGATGTCATCAAGCAATTCGTTTTGGTGGACAAATACACCTGGGATGCCAAGAAAGGCCTGTTTTACCACGGCTGGGACGAAAAACGTGAACAGAAGTGGGCTGATCCCAAAACTGGTTTGTCGCCCAATGTTTGGGGACGGGCCATGGGCTGGTTATCGATGGCTTTGGTAGATGCGCTGGATTACATTCCGCAGAACCATCCGCAGCGCGGAGAGATGTTGCGCATTACTAATAAAATGGCCCAGGCCATAGCCCAGTACCAGGAACCCAAAACCGGACTTTGGTACCAAGTGGTGGACCAAGGCAATAGAGAAGGCAATTACCTGGAAGGTTCGGCCTCCAGCATGTTCACGTATTTCCTGCTTAAGGCCACCAAGAAAGGCTACATTGACCAGAAATATAGGACCAACGCGCGCAAAGGCTACAATGGTTTATTGCAAAACCTAATCAAGGAAAACCCAGACGGTACCATCAGCATTACCAGCGTGTGCGCTGTGGCCGGCTTGGGCGGAACGCCGTACCGTGACGGTTCTTACGAATATTATATCAACGAGGAGAAGCGCGACAATGACCCAAAAGCGGTGTCGCCGTTCATCATGGCGTCATTGGAGATAGAGGAATTAGACAAGGCAGCCGCCAAAAAATAA
- a CDS encoding DUF4861 domain-containing protein, with the protein MLFIVACAPSKEMTGSFEKAFQVQVKNPLNRAREAVFVLVPESELRRNQNAFNAQAFAVFDGATEIPSQYNGKDAENTGIALVLDQMAAGETKTLTIRYNSSGAIANNYPKRTQAELSKKVGGRWENRKYIGGDFQNIDSLRVPSELTDHSYYLRYEGPGWESDKVGYRFYLDWRNAVDAFGKTTPEMVLQKVGLDGYDSYHKQQDWGMDVLKVGKALGVGSLAIFDQGKAVRVEKTDSTYSKIPQNGPVYSSIQTDYYGWQLAGLKLNVQSQLSIHAGTRLTHHQLRITDGTPQNIATGLTKDKNANMVSDKGEAGKRFGYLATYGAQSLNTPPDNIGIAVLFDPADFIAFSDQDPLSHVVQLKPKNGRAHYYFLAAWEKEGIGIKTEQEFKDYLARTAEELANPVQVNVTR; encoded by the coding sequence ATGCTTTTCATAGTTGCCTGCGCGCCATCTAAAGAAATGACCGGCTCTTTTGAGAAGGCGTTTCAGGTACAGGTGAAAAACCCCTTGAACAGAGCGCGCGAAGCCGTGTTTGTGTTGGTGCCGGAAAGTGAACTGCGTAGAAACCAAAACGCCTTCAATGCCCAAGCCTTCGCGGTGTTTGACGGCGCTACTGAAATCCCGAGCCAGTACAACGGCAAAGATGCCGAGAACACAGGCATAGCGCTGGTGCTGGACCAGATGGCGGCCGGGGAGACCAAAACCCTGACCATCCGGTACAATTCATCGGGTGCTATTGCCAACAACTACCCCAAACGTACGCAAGCGGAACTGTCTAAAAAAGTAGGCGGCCGCTGGGAAAACCGCAAATACATTGGCGGCGATTTCCAGAACATTGATTCCTTGCGCGTTCCTTCTGAGTTGACAGACCATTCGTATTACCTGCGCTATGAAGGGCCGGGCTGGGAATCTGACAAAGTGGGCTATCGCTTTTACCTGGACTGGCGCAATGCAGTAGATGCCTTCGGTAAGACGACGCCGGAAATGGTGCTGCAGAAAGTTGGGCTGGACGGCTATGACTCTTACCATAAACAACAAGACTGGGGCATGGATGTGCTCAAAGTAGGAAAGGCATTGGGCGTGGGCAGTTTGGCCATCTTTGACCAGGGCAAAGCCGTACGGGTAGAGAAAACGGACAGTACCTACAGCAAAATTCCGCAGAACGGACCGGTGTATTCTTCTATCCAAACAGATTATTACGGCTGGCAATTAGCTGGTTTGAAACTGAATGTGCAGTCGCAGTTGAGCATTCATGCCGGCACGCGCCTGACCCACCACCAACTGAGAATCACGGACGGTACGCCGCAGAACATTGCCACCGGCCTCACCAAAGATAAAAACGCCAACATGGTGTCAGATAAAGGCGAAGCAGGCAAACGCTTCGGCTACCTGGCTACGTACGGCGCACAGAGCCTGAACACACCGCCTGACAACATCGGCATAGCCGTTTTATTTGACCCGGCAGATTTCATTGCTTTCTCTGACCAGGATCCCTTGAGCCACGTGGTGCAATTAAAGCCGAAGAACGGGCGCGCCCACTATTACTTCCTGGCAGCTTGGGAAAAAGAGGGCATTGGCATCAAGACCGAGCAGGAGTTCAAAGACTACCTTGCCAGAACCGCAGAGGAACTTGCCAACCCGGTGCAGGTGAACGTGACTAGATAA
- a CDS encoding pectinesterase family protein, protein MRVKGFLLGLLLFIWVLPSLAQTYDFTVAKDGSGTFKTVQEAINAVPDFRKNVTTIFIRNGVYKEKLTLPASKTMVRLVGENVQKTILTFDDYAAKKNRFGEEMGTTGSTSFFVFGDDFTAENITFENSSGPVGQAVAVRIDGDKVTFLNCRFLGFQDTLYPHGEKSRQYYKNCYIEGTTDFIFGWSTAVFENCEIFSKKGGNFITAASTIEGQPHGFVFLNCKLTGDAPENSVYLGRPWRPFAKTVFLNTQMGKHIKPEGWHNWNKREAEKQVLYAEYNSTGQGANNKKRVSWAKQLTEQEAKAYTLKSIFGDWEPLAVKPAPAAGK, encoded by the coding sequence ATGCGTGTAAAAGGTTTTTTATTGGGGTTGTTACTGTTTATTTGGGTTTTGCCATCGTTGGCACAAACCTATGATTTCACGGTGGCGAAAGACGGCAGCGGTACTTTCAAAACCGTGCAGGAAGCCATCAACGCCGTGCCGGATTTCCGGAAAAACGTGACTACTATCTTCATCAGAAACGGCGTCTACAAAGAGAAACTGACCTTGCCTGCGTCTAAAACTATGGTGCGCCTGGTAGGCGAGAACGTGCAGAAAACCATTCTCACCTTTGATGATTACGCAGCCAAGAAAAATCGCTTTGGAGAGGAAATGGGCACTACCGGTTCTACCAGCTTCTTTGTGTTTGGGGATGATTTTACGGCGGAAAACATCACGTTTGAGAATTCGTCTGGCCCGGTGGGGCAGGCCGTGGCCGTGCGCATTGACGGCGATAAAGTCACGTTTCTGAATTGTCGGTTTCTGGGTTTCCAGGACACGCTTTATCCGCATGGCGAGAAAAGCCGACAATACTATAAGAACTGTTACATTGAGGGCACTACTGACTTCATCTTCGGGTGGTCAACCGCGGTGTTTGAGAACTGCGAAATCTTCTCCAAGAAAGGCGGCAATTTCATTACGGCGGCTTCTACCATTGAAGGCCAGCCGCATGGTTTTGTCTTTTTGAATTGCAAACTCACCGGTGATGCGCCGGAGAACTCTGTCTACTTAGGAAGACCATGGCGGCCTTTCGCCAAAACCGTTTTCCTCAACACCCAGATGGGCAAGCACATCAAACCCGAAGGCTGGCACAACTGGAACAAACGAGAGGCCGAAAAGCAAGTGCTGTACGCCGAATATAACTCCACCGGGCAGGGCGCTAACAACAAAAAAAGGGTATCCTGGGCAAAGCAACTCACCGAACAGGAAGCGAAAGCCTATACCTTGAAAAGCATCTTCGGGGATTGGGAACCGTTGGCGGTAAAGCCAGCGCCCGCCGCCGGCAAGTAA